The Macaca mulatta isolate MMU2019108-1 chromosome X, T2T-MMU8v2.0, whole genome shotgun sequence DNA window AgcggggaggaggaagagagaagaacaggagaaggagaaaaggaggagaagaggaggagtgagagaaaagaggaggaggagaggaggagaggggaggacggggagagggagaaggagagaaataggaggagggaggaaaggaggagaggtgtaggaggaagaggagaggatgagagaaggagcagaggaggaggagaaggagaggaagaggaggagatttggaggaagaggagagatggaggaagaaaggaggaggcagagaagaggagaaagcagagaggaggaggcagaagaaaggaggaccaggaggagaggaggaggaggaaaggacgAAGAGGAGGAATAGAATAAGAGGagcagaggaaaaggaggaggaggtgggggaggagtggagaggagaggaggaggaacagagttggaggaggtggaagagagaagaggagaaggaggagaggaagagagaaggaaatgagaaggagaaaagtaggaggaagaagagagaagaggagagaggagaggatgaggaggagcggaggagaaggagagcaggagggggaggaggaggagagtaagaagaggaaatgaggaagaaagaaggacaggagatggagaggaggaagagagtattaggaggggaggaagaggggaggagggggggaaaaggaaatgaggaggaggaggaggctgcagcgCCCTTATCAGGCTCCAGTTCTCGGTGTGCCCCGTTCTGTAAGACACTCCGCTGTGGTCAACCCTGGCCTGCAGAGGATTCCCGCGCTGGATCTCTGAGGGATGCTGGCGCCCTCTCTCCAGCACATTCCTGATGCCCTTGCTGACGCATGTGTCCTCTGGGCCCTCTCCTGAAACATGATCCTCCAGGGTGTCTTCTGGCCTCACCTCTTCTGTCCAGTTCCAGCAAACTCACTTTGCTTAGCCTTTGAATCCCTTCCTTCACCATCTGCCATGACAATTCGGGCCTTTCACCGTCACTCAGGCCTGGACCATCACTGATGCCCATCCCATGCCATCCACAGGTTTGCCCCATCCCTTCGGCTCCCTACCAGGGCATTCAGTTGTGTTGAGCAGCAGAGTGTCTCCAAGTCCCTTGTGTAGTTTTCGTTTCCGGCCCCCACTGGTTGAGCTGCATCCGGGTCCCATCCCACAGGGACCCCCCGGCCGCTGCAGGTGCATGCTGATCCTGCAGCTCCTCAGGGGTGTCATGGCTTTCCCCCTTCCCAGACCCAGCACACCCTGCCTGCGCAGCTCTGTGCTGCACCTTCACTCTAGTCACGGGTGTGGCAGTCAGCTCACCAATTCCTCCTGCTTCCCTGGGACTCGCTGGCTTTTAGCACCGCAAGTCCCTCGGCAAACTGGGACTGTTGATCACCCTACCCGGCAGCCAGTGATAAGGTGAGGGCCGCTCCTGGGAGGGAGGACACCTGTGGGGAAAATGCTTgtgttatttatttctccttcgggATAGGGTGCCTGCAGTGCTTCATGGGAGGGGTGGGCTGATGCTGCAAGTTCAGAAGTTTCAAGGGCATCTAGGGAGACCAGATATTCAGAGACCTTCTCTTAGATGTGCGTGTTCCATGTATCAGGGATGCAGGTTTTCCCAGCAGGACTTGTGTCATTGGCATGACAGACCTGCCTTGGCTGAGCGTTCAACTGTCTTTGGAGTTCAGCCACCTTAGCAAGTCCTGGGTTTGTTCTTCAGACTTTGCTGCTTGCCCATTGCTTGGATCGGGGGCTACTTTGTAAACCACCAGGAAGACTCCAGtgtttctgcttaatttttaGATGTTTGTTAATTGCCCTTGGCCTCTCATTAATCCCGGTGGGTCCTTCAGGAAACATACCGTTCCCTGAGTTTTCATTTCCAGGCATCTGCCCTGCCTGGATCTCCTCGCCTTCCAGGAACTTCCTCTTCACAAGCCGCGGCCATCCCAGCAAAAGTTCTAACATCGAAGGTCTAGCAGCTAGCCTGCCATCTTGTGCCTAGAGCCACCTGCGTGCCACCTACCCCCGAAGATGGGAACCTCGTTGCCAGCTGGGGAGATGCAGGGCAATCCTGTACCAAGACCCCATCTTACCACCTGTTTTCTCGGACCACTCTGGAACCCACTGTCTCAGATTGGGTCCTCCAGGAAGCAGACTGTGAGAGCGAGTTGGCAGGACCAAAGGTTTACTGGGGCTAACTAACCCTCAGGAAAGGGACAGGAAGGAAGCAGGGCTGGAGAGCAGGTTGAGCCCGACCTGACAGTCTTGAGCAGCCCAGCAGGGAGGTGTGGAGCAAGGGTTGCCCAGTAGAGGGGCCTGCATTGGGCATGGGTGGTGGGGTCCACatggtacctggcacacagcaggctgTGCAATCCATATTAACTGCCTAGATGAATTAATGCCCAGGAAAGGTGCCCTGGAGAACGGGTATGTGCTGAGCACAATAGGGAAGGGCCCAGCATCTGCCTTGGCATAGGCAGAACTGTGCTGTGCCCTGCAACAGGCCACCCGAGAGCTGCTTTCATCTTGTGTGTGCGTTAGACAACTGCCAGGGGCATGAAGGGGATGTGCTTCCAGGGCATTTGCTGGCAGGGTGTCTCGTGATCTCTTGGTATTGGTGTGAGCACAGCCTGGCAGGAGAGGGCAGATCTCAGTGCAAAGTATCATGTCAAAAAGCAGATCGAAGCCAGGCCCCCTCCTGGAAGAGGCTCCTTGAAGGTAGGTGCACACTCATGTCTTTGTTACTTGTAAGGGGGCATCTTACAGGCAAGAGGAATTAGGTGAATGTGAAGAGGAAGGAACTGCTCACTCTGGGcaaggggctgggggaggcttCGTAGAGGAGCGGGTGTTTGAGCTGGGCCTTGAAGGTCGAAAGGGTTTTGTTAGGTGGGAAATGGGGGAAGGACAGCCTGAAGGGGTTAGGTACCTTCAAGGAGCCCAGAGAAGGTTGGTGGCTGGAGCAGACCCATTCGTAGAGTGAAGTCGTGGGAGAAGAGGCTGGGAAACTAGATTGGGTCCAACTCCTAAAGGCCCACTGAAGGAGTGTGGGTTGCACGCTGGGTGCAGCAGGTGAGTGTCCTCACTTGGGTttcactgtcagcattttttaaaggcaaactGGTTCTCTTCCTGAGGAGAATTCATTGATTCACTCATGTGGCCAGTAAGTCACCTGGGCCAGAGGTGGGTGGGGAGATGATCGGGGTGCAAGTGTCACCTTCAATCACAGCATAATTGCCCTTGCTTTCTTACCTCTCATTTAGATATTTCAATACTTGCTCAGGTTTCCTGTACCCTCCTTCATTCTCCCTTCCCAGCCATACTACTTATGGGGAGactttctctttataaaatgaCCGTTAGTCTTATCAAATTAATCCTAAAGTAGTACCATCAATTTCCCCCTAAAATACCAACAAGACCCCTGCTTGGAACTACTTGTACATTAGGGACAGAGAAGAGTTCATGAGAATCAGCATTTTCTGAGGACTCCATCTGTCTTCTGAGAGAGAGTTCTCCTGCTGGTGCCTCCTCTGTAGTAAAGCAAGGGTAACATTCCTGCAAGGCTTTGAAGCTTATAACGTACTTGTCTTTAGGTTCTTGTGTTGTGTTCTGGGTCAGCAGGAATGCCTCTCCAGGTCCTTTTTCTCATCCTAATGTGACACTGAATTCTTCACAGGCTCCTGGGACCACATTATCATTCTCTTCACTCAAGAGATGAGGATGCTGAAattcagagaggggaagtgattTGCCTCAGCTTGTGCTGTAAGTGATCAAGGCAGGACTCAACCAGTCTTTTTGACCCTGACTATGGTGATTTGATCTCTGTACCCACAAGATAGTGGTGGAATGGTGGAGTATGGTACATAGAAGGCCCTTTCTAGCTCAGGACACATTTGATGGTGTGACTGTTTAGGAATTCAGTCCTGACCAGTTTAAGAGGTTGTGATTCTTAGCTGTCTCTGGCTCCTGGTTTGCCCAGTTTAATTCTGGCCTGCTCAGCAAAACTTCTCTCTGTCTGTGGTCCAAGAATCCTGACATCTCTGAACTAGTCCTCCTCCTATCCACTCAATATCGACAGAATCTCATGATacatcctcctggctcagccatGGAATAAAGCCAGCTCTGTTGTTTTGATCCTTGTGTTGTGCCCCAGCTTAGGAAGAATAACTCTTCAGGCTGCCTCTCCCATGCTAGGTCACATGCAGGTCACACATTCCCAGGTAAATTTTGCACTTTGTTTATCTGGAATTTGTCTTAATTTCCTTGTCCTTGTTTCTGATTGTGTACTTTCTTCCGTTCTGTCTCATTATCTGGGCCCTATGTCTTTTCTCATGGTTTCTCTTCTGTAAGTCTCTAGACCCCATGCAAGTACACAGTGAAGTGAATGAAGTTTAAGATAAAGCTTCAGTGTCTCTTGCTTACACAGCCCCTAGCATCATGGTCCTACAGTTGTATGGTTTGGAAAATCTACAAAAGATACTTTAACCACAGTTGGTTCAGGGAATCTTTCTTTCCACTATGCTGTCTCTATCCCTCTTGCCTGTGTGTTGGGTAGCAATGCAATAACCATGGTCATGTTGGGAATTCAACTAATGGGACTTTAAGTTGGGATTCATTTAGTTTAGGATATATAGGGGTCCACAAACAATTTCATGTATTTCCCAGTTATTGCCAGCTGCCCTTTATTATTGAAATAGCTTGCAGGAATACTTCTGCTTACTATGCTAATGCATCCGGTGTTAGGACAAGAGGGGTGAGGCTGGAGGGTACATTGCAATGTCACTGTGACTTGCAGCACTTGACATCAGGGGTATGTTGGCAGTGGAGGAGAACCAAGATTCACAGTGTACAGCACCAGAAGCTAGTCTGTGGAAAAATCTTCCAGTCATCAATCAGGTGTGTAAAATTGTAAGTGAAGGATTCCATTTTCATTGAAAAGCAAAAGTGCCCTCTTGTCAGGAATATACCCAGCGTACAGTGTACGCAACTGTAAATACAAGATACGTTTATTTGCACATTTGGAAGGGGGTTTTGTAAAATGGCATTTTTCAGAATTCCTGTGATTGTAGGACACGGACCTGTAGGAGGACTAGAAACATTGAATAGTATGCAGAAGAGTTTTGCTGGACAGGCACAGAATTAAACTGGGCAAACCAGGGGCCAGAGACAGCTAAGAAACACAACCTCTTAAATTGGTCAGGACTGAATTCCCAAACAGTGACAACATCAAATGTGTCCTGAGCTAGAAAGGGCACAGTCACAGTTCCTGTGACTGCTACCCTTAGAAAGACCTGCTTGGAAGTTACGCTCCCTGCTGGCATCTGGAAACTTGACTCTCAGAATTTCCCTAGTCAACAGTTAACTGATAAGGTGGCTCACTGTGCCTTGACTGTTAATACAAACAATGTAGTTTATGCTGAACacctgctttctttctgggagtctggaattttggTGCATGCTAGGCAGAGGATGTCTCTGTTACCAAACCCCAGTGTAAACTGTGGGCAATGCGTCTGGGCTTCTCTGGCCAGAAACATCACACGTGCCACTGCATATTTGTTGCCGAGAAAAGCATGTGCTCTGTGTGGCCCCTCATGGGAGGGAGAAAGCATAAGGAAGTCTGTTCATGGGCTCCTCCAAACTTTGCCTGTGTCTTTTCTGCTTGTGATCTGGCTGTGTGCCCTAAGTACATTGCTGTAATAAATCTTAGTTGTGGTTATAACTATATTCTGAATCCCGTGTTTCCAACTATAACAAACAAGAAAAGCAGGAATAACATACTACAGAAGTGCATGAGGCAATTAAGTACTAAAGATAAGTagctatttatgtatttttttctaaattttcagatGTTTCTAGCACTTGTCAACTTTTTcaaatgtgtgtgttctttttt harbors:
- the LOC701020 gene encoding uncharacterized protein LOC701020, translated to MHLLLPGEARGSRNTEDERPHLLRGLFFRLFAGLFWTQYSPKHSKLPSTPCLRSSVLHLHSSHGCGSQLTNSSCFPGTRWLLAPQVPRQTGTVDHPTRQPVIRHLPCLDLLAFQELPLHKPRPSQQKF